From Chloroflexota bacterium, the proteins below share one genomic window:
- a CDS encoding alpha-glucosidase/alpha-galactosidase encodes MTKIALIGAGSIVFTRNLCSDILLTPVLQDCTLALMDIDPVRLERSRNLVQAMIDQRGLSARVQATLDRRQAVQDAQYVITTFQQGGLDAYALDIEIPKKYGVEQCVGDTLGPGGVFRGLRTIPVLLDLCDEMDELAPDALLLNYVNPMAINCWAIADGTGRPHVGLCHSVQGTAEMLARWIDVPFEQVSFLCAGINHQSWFLEFRDGAQDLYPRISQALERQEIMDEEPVRGELMKNLGYFVTESSGHASEYVPYFRKTARNVEEELAPRFKNSADAWFDFGRTGGYLRHCQARVHRAEQEFQELIQGVKNLPTQRTHEYGSYIVEAMETNQPARINGNVPNTGLITNLPDGCCVEVPCLVDCNGVQGVVVGNLPTQLAAVNRTNINVQELAVEASLTGNKDAVHYAVMADPLTAAVCTLPQIHALVDEMLEVQARWLPQFQG; translated from the coding sequence ATGACCAAAATCGCCTTGATTGGCGCGGGTAGTATCGTCTTTACGCGTAACCTGTGCAGTGATATTCTGCTCACACCCGTACTCCAGGATTGCACGCTCGCGCTGATGGATATTGACCCAGTGCGACTCGAACGCAGTCGCAATCTCGTGCAAGCGATGATTGACCAGCGCGGACTCTCCGCGCGCGTCCAAGCCACACTCGACCGGCGGCAAGCCGTGCAAGACGCGCAGTACGTGATCACCACTTTTCAACAGGGCGGACTGGATGCGTACGCGCTCGACATCGAGATTCCGAAAAAGTACGGCGTCGAACAATGCGTCGGCGACACGTTGGGACCGGGCGGCGTCTTTCGCGGCTTGCGAACGATCCCAGTTCTCCTGGATTTGTGCGACGAGATGGACGAACTTGCCCCCGACGCGTTGCTCCTCAACTACGTCAATCCGATGGCAATCAACTGCTGGGCAATCGCCGATGGTACTGGTCGCCCGCACGTGGGACTGTGCCATAGCGTGCAAGGCACCGCGGAGATGTTGGCGCGATGGATTGACGTGCCGTTCGAGCAAGTTTCGTTCTTGTGCGCGGGCATCAATCACCAGTCCTGGTTTCTCGAATTTCGCGATGGCGCACAAGACCTTTACCCGCGCATCTCGCAAGCACTGGAACGTCAAGAAATTATGGACGAAGAACCGGTGCGCGGTGAGTTGATGAAGAACCTGGGTTACTTTGTCACCGAGTCGAGCGGTCACGCGAGCGAGTACGTGCCGTACTTTCGCAAAACCGCGCGCAATGTCGAAGAAGAACTAGCGCCCCGTTTCAAAAACTCGGCAGATGCCTGGTTCGACTTTGGGCGCACGGGCGGCTACTTGCGCCACTGCCAAGCCCGCGTCCATCGCGCCGAGCAAGAATTTCAAGAACTGATCCAAGGCGTCAAAAATCTGCCGACCCAGCGCACGCACGAGTACGGCTCGTACATCGTCGAAGCGATGGAAACGAATCAGCCCGCGCGTATCAATGGAAATGTGCCCAACACCGGTCTGATCACAAACTTGCCTGACGGTTGTTGCGTTGAAGTGCCTTGCCTGGTAGATTGCAACGGTGTCCAAGGTGTGGTCGTGGGCAATCTGCCAACGCAATTGGCGGCGGTCAACCGTACCAATATCAACGTGCAAGAGCTGGCGGTCGAGGCATCCTTGACCGGGAACAAGGACGCGGTGCATTATGCCGTGATGGCGGATCCGCTCACCGCCGCCGTTTGCACCCTGCCCCAAATCCATGCGCTGGTGGACGAGATGTTAGAGGTGCAAGCCCGGTGGTTGCCTCAGTTCCAAGGTTAG
- a CDS encoding Gfo/Idh/MocA family oxidoreductase has product MKPSPIVRFSAIGINHNHIYGQARLLLRAGAEFVSFYAPEPDLIPEFAKAFPQARLASSAQEILDDESIQLVISAGIPCDRAPLGIKVMQHGKDYMTDKPGFTTLEQLAEVRRVQAATKRIYSICFSERLEVRAAIQAGELIQAGTIGKVVQTVGLGPHRINPPVRPDWFYQRAKYGGILADIASHQVDQFLFYTGSTQAEVVASQVANFNHPQFPELEDFGDMLLRSDQGAGYIRVDWFTPQGLGMWGDGRLTIIGTDGYIELRKYIDIAGRAGGDHLFLVDQKGIRYFDCSQHDLPYGPQLIADVLNRTETAMPQTHCFLASQLALEAEANAQRLGYLS; this is encoded by the coding sequence ATGAAACCTTCACCCATCGTCCGCTTTTCTGCGATTGGCATCAATCACAACCACATCTACGGTCAGGCGCGCTTGCTTTTGCGCGCGGGCGCAGAATTCGTTTCGTTCTACGCGCCGGAACCAGACCTCATCCCGGAATTCGCCAAAGCATTTCCGCAAGCGCGCCTAGCTTCGAGCGCGCAAGAAATTTTGGACGACGAAAGTATTCAACTCGTCATCAGCGCGGGCATCCCGTGCGACCGCGCGCCGCTCGGAATTAAAGTCATGCAACACGGCAAGGATTACATGACTGACAAGCCCGGCTTTACCACGCTCGAACAACTTGCCGAGGTGCGCCGTGTCCAAGCCGCAACGAAACGCATCTACTCGATTTGTTTCAGCGAACGCTTGGAAGTGCGCGCCGCCATCCAAGCCGGTGAATTGATCCAAGCTGGCACGATCGGCAAGGTCGTGCAGACGGTCGGCTTGGGACCGCATCGCATCAATCCACCCGTACGTCCCGACTGGTTTTATCAGCGCGCCAAGTACGGCGGCATCCTCGCCGACATTGCGTCGCACCAAGTTGACCAATTCCTGTTCTACACCGGCTCGACCCAAGCCGAGGTCGTCGCGTCCCAGGTCGCGAATTTCAATCACCCGCAATTTCCGGAATTGGAAGATTTCGGCGATATGCTGTTGCGAAGCGACCAGGGCGCAGGGTACATTCGCGTGGACTGGTTTACGCCGCAAGGGCTAGGCATGTGGGGCGATGGTCGCCTGACGATCATCGGCACGGACGGTTACATCGAATTGCGAAAATACATTGACATTGCCGGGCGCGCGGGCGGCGATCACCTCTTCCTCGTTGATCAAAAAGGCATTCGCTATTTCGATTGCAGCCAACACGATTTGCCGTACGGTCCGCAACTCATCGCGGATGTTTTGAATCGCACGGAAACCGCGATGCCGCAAACGCATTGCTTCCTCGCGTCGCAACTCGCGCTCGAAGCCGAAGCCAACGCGCAGAGATTGGGATATTTGTCATAG
- a CDS encoding substrate-binding domain-containing protein: MTDSSARTRLTIGVILDNVAGDSRSSLWPGIADTIQAQGGDLLCFTGGYLDDPLDFSKRGNVVYDMIDKTGLDGLIIWTSSLFSYVGLESVELFCARYRPLPMVSIGVVVNGIPSVLLDSYQGMREALIHLITIHGRRRLVFIRGPEGHRDAQERYRAYLDVLKEYGLPFIPELVSPPNKWFSSGGAAMMHTLLDQHHTSFDAVVGVNDNLAVEAMEILHARGIRVPEDVSVVGFDNTPLSRVVTPLLTTVPWRMYERGRQAAKLMLSMLAGEPVPDQVLLPTHLVVRQSCGCQDPAVMQARGKSPSFEQTTMMTPGNVTREQCLAILEQTIEEKERLPESLAQFLDAFWDELEGKAPDIFLPTLERILRQVVTLGGDISVWQMAVSALRHQLLPTLLNDQPTLMRAEDLWHQARVMIGERSRRTRAYQEWLARQQTIRLRRINHGLATMTSVPELMNVLAEELPHLGIASCYLALYEDPANPTEWCRLVLAFDENGRRDLGLGGRRVQSRQLAMGNDLLINKPRHMLIAPLYFQDEQLGLIMFAQRPIGDLYEVLRDEISTTLKGVMLAEQNARLYRQALEAQQAAQEGRHLAEQADRLKSSFLSMVSHELMTPLVLLVGLSEMMLREGSSNRPPLPEPYRSDLARIHLSAQHLGNLVRDVLDLTRSQMGQLKLTKEPLNLGETLKTVALVGEQMARDKGLAWQIEMPERLPMVYGDPSRLQQVALNLVANAVKFTTHGWVKLQVAVHDATITVRVSDTGLGVPKSEQEAIFDEFRQSERTVARGYGGLGIGLAICRQLVELHGGQIGVHSSGDENGGSAFYFTLPVMREPSPERALPKANPDAVLLLNERAASGTRLQEYLAREGFQVRRLDIDANPDWLAQVLAQLPGAVVLDYEPASDRGWQLIEMLKDNPVTQDIPVLFYSLQEPDTGAMLTLDYLSKPMGTAALARALQRYGLRVNQRDEKSVILVVDDDPSILEMHTRIVRTFLPDCRVLEAANGRIALEIMRQEMPALVLLDLMMPELDGMGVLAEMQENEKSRGIPVIVLTAQALTLKEMAQLNRGVAAVLQKGLFTAEETLEHIKQTLARNKRLGSETRRMVGRVMAFIHEHYAESISRDDMASYVGVSARHLTRCFHLEMGISPITYLNRFRVKKAKQLLEAGDQNITQVAEAVGFSSSNYFTDAFRREIGMSPRDYQRRQNAALR; this comes from the coding sequence ATGACCGACTCTTCTGCTCGCACACGCCTCACGATTGGCGTTATTTTGGATAATGTCGCGGGTGATTCGCGCTCCAGTCTGTGGCCCGGCATCGCCGATACGATTCAAGCGCAGGGCGGCGACTTGTTGTGCTTTACCGGCGGCTATCTTGACGATCCTCTCGATTTCTCCAAGCGCGGCAATGTCGTCTACGATATGATTGACAAGACTGGTCTGGATGGTTTGATCATCTGGACTTCGTCGTTATTTAGCTACGTCGGTCTTGAGAGCGTCGAACTGTTTTGCGCGCGTTATCGTCCACTCCCGATGGTGAGCATCGGCGTCGTGGTGAACGGTATCCCCAGTGTTCTCCTCGATAGTTATCAAGGCATGCGCGAAGCCCTGATTCACTTGATTACGATCCATGGACGGCGCCGTCTCGTTTTTATTCGCGGTCCAGAAGGTCACCGCGATGCCCAGGAACGCTATCGCGCTTATCTCGATGTGTTGAAAGAATACGGCTTGCCTTTCATCCCCGAATTGGTTTCGCCGCCGAACAAATGGTTTAGTTCGGGTGGCGCGGCGATGATGCACACGCTGCTCGATCAACACCACACGAGTTTTGACGCGGTGGTGGGCGTCAACGATAACCTCGCGGTCGAAGCCATGGAGATTTTGCATGCGCGCGGAATCCGCGTGCCGGAGGATGTGTCGGTCGTCGGTTTCGACAATACACCACTGAGCCGAGTTGTCACACCGCTGTTGACGACTGTGCCCTGGCGCATGTACGAACGCGGACGCCAAGCCGCCAAGTTGATGTTGTCCATGTTGGCGGGCGAGCCGGTTCCCGATCAAGTCCTGTTGCCCACACACCTGGTCGTGCGCCAATCGTGCGGCTGCCAAGATCCCGCGGTGATGCAAGCCAGGGGCAAGTCGCCTTCGTTCGAGCAGACGACGATGATGACACCTGGGAACGTCACACGTGAACAGTGTTTGGCAATCCTTGAGCAAACGATTGAGGAAAAGGAACGTTTGCCGGAATCACTTGCCCAATTCCTCGACGCATTTTGGGATGAGTTGGAGGGCAAAGCACCGGACATCTTTTTGCCGACCCTGGAAAGAATCTTGCGCCAAGTCGTCACGCTCGGAGGCGATATTTCCGTCTGGCAAATGGCGGTGTCGGCGTTGCGGCATCAACTCCTCCCGACCTTGCTGAACGATCAGCCCACACTGATGCGCGCCGAAGACCTTTGGCACCAAGCCAGGGTCATGATTGGCGAACGCTCGCGCCGAACGCGCGCGTATCAAGAATGGCTGGCGCGTCAGCAAACCATCCGTCTGCGCCGAATCAACCACGGACTCGCGACGATGACCAGCGTGCCCGAGTTGATGAATGTCTTAGCGGAAGAGTTACCGCATCTCGGCATCGCGAGCTGTTATCTCGCGTTGTACGAGGACCCCGCCAATCCGACCGAGTGGTGTCGCCTCGTGTTGGCGTTTGATGAGAACGGGCGTCGCGACCTGGGATTAGGTGGGCGGCGCGTGCAGTCGCGGCAACTAGCAATGGGCAACGATCTGCTCATCAACAAACCGCGGCACATGTTGATCGCGCCGCTTTATTTTCAAGACGAGCAACTGGGTCTGATCATGTTCGCGCAACGACCCATCGGCGACCTGTACGAGGTGTTACGCGACGAAATCAGTACCACACTCAAAGGCGTAATGCTGGCAGAGCAAAATGCGCGCCTCTACCGGCAAGCCCTGGAAGCGCAACAAGCTGCGCAAGAAGGCAGGCATTTGGCGGAGCAAGCCGACCGTCTCAAGAGTAGTTTTCTTTCGATGGTCAGCCATGAATTGATGACGCCGCTCGTGTTGCTCGTCGGCTTGAGCGAGATGATGTTGCGCGAAGGTTCCAGCAATCGCCCACCCTTGCCGGAACCCTATCGGTCGGACCTGGCGCGCATTCATCTCAGCGCGCAACATCTGGGCAACCTGGTGCGCGATGTGTTGGATCTCACCCGCAGTCAGATGGGACAATTGAAATTGACGAAAGAGCCGCTCAACCTGGGTGAGACCCTGAAGACGGTCGCACTGGTGGGCGAACAGATGGCGCGGGATAAGGGATTGGCTTGGCAGATCGAGATGCCGGAGCGACTGCCAATGGTGTACGGCGATCCATCGCGTTTGCAACAAGTGGCGCTGAATTTGGTGGCGAATGCGGTCAAGTTCACCACGCATGGCTGGGTCAAGCTTCAGGTCGCCGTCCACGACGCGACCATCACGGTCAGAGTGAGCGATACCGGCTTGGGTGTGCCCAAGTCAGAGCAAGAAGCGATCTTCGACGAATTCCGGCAATCGGAGCGGACCGTCGCGCGCGGATATGGCGGACTTGGCATTGGGCTGGCAATTTGCCGGCAATTGGTGGAACTCCACGGCGGGCAGATTGGGGTTCATTCATCGGGCGACGAAAATGGCGGCTCTGCTTTCTATTTTACCTTGCCGGTCATGCGTGAGCCGTCGCCGGAGCGCGCGCTCCCGAAAGCGAACCCAGACGCGGTCTTGTTGTTGAATGAACGCGCCGCCAGTGGCACGCGATTGCAAGAATACTTGGCGCGCGAAGGATTTCAAGTCCGTCGCCTGGACATTGACGCGAACCCGGATTGGTTAGCCCAGGTGTTGGCGCAATTGCCCGGCGCGGTGGTGTTGGATTATGAACCGGCTTCAGATCGCGGCTGGCAACTCATCGAAATGCTCAAGGACAATCCGGTTACCCAAGACATTCCGGTGTTGTTCTATTCGCTCCAAGAGCCAGATACCGGCGCGATGCTGACCCTGGACTATTTGTCCAAGCCGATGGGCACGGCGGCATTGGCGCGCGCTTTACAACGATACGGGCTGAGGGTCAACCAGCGCGATGAAAAAAGCGTGATCCTGGTCGTAGATGACGATCCGAGTATTTTGGAAATGCACACGCGCATCGTGCGGACCTTTTTGCCGGATTGCCGCGTGCTTGAGGCGGCGAACGGACGTATCGCATTGGAGATCATGCGCCAAGAAATGCCGGCGCTCGTCTTGCTTGACCTGATGATGCCTGAACTGGATGGAATGGGCGTTCTGGCGGAGATGCAAGAGAACGAAAAATCGCGCGGCATTCCGGTGATCGTATTGACCGCGCAGGCGCTGACTCTAAAAGAAATGGCGCAATTGAATCGCGGTGTCGCCGCGGTATTGCAAAAGGGGTTGTTCACTGCCGAGGAAACGCTGGAGCACATCAAGCAAACCTTGGCGCGGAACAAGCGACTCGGCAGTGAAACCCGGCGCATGGTTGGCAGAGTGATGGCTTTTATTCACGAACATTACGCCGAATCCATTTCACGCGACGATATGGCTTCCTACGTCGGCGTCAGTGCGCGGCATTTGACGCGCTGTTTCCATTTGGAAATGGGCATCTCCCCGATTACCTATCTCAACCGCTTTCGAGTTAAAAAAGCCAAACAGCTTCTAGAAGCGGGAGATCAAAACATCACGCAAGTTGCCGAAGCGGTTGGTTTTTCGAGTAGCAACTATTTCACAGACGCTTTTCGGCGTGAGATTGGAATGTCTCCCCGCGATTATCAGCGGCGGCAAAACGCGGCGTTACGATGA
- a CDS encoding dipeptide ABC transporter ATP-binding protein, whose product MLLEVRDLKMHFPIKRGFFATKTVGHVKAVDKVSFYIREGETLGLVGESGCGKTTTGRLVLRAYEPTAGEVWFTDRNLGRVNIPALDKSQLNQLRQNMQLIFQDPYSSLNPRMTLLEIVGEPLYVNQVAQGKELRDRVAELLRVVGLRPEYMTRYPHAFSGGQRQRIGVARALALHPQLVVCDEPVSALDVSVQAQILNLLKELQEKFRLTYLFISHDLSVVEHISDRVAVMYVGKLVESAATTELYINPRHPYTEALLSAAPKPDPRLRTEPIVLQGEVADPANPPSGCYFHPRCQYRIERCVTEEPALREIARDHFVSCHRADELKLIGVLGQTKLAN is encoded by the coding sequence ATGCTACTCGAAGTGCGTGACCTCAAAATGCACTTTCCCATCAAACGAGGTTTTTTCGCGACCAAAACCGTGGGACACGTCAAAGCCGTGGATAAGGTGAGTTTCTATATCCGCGAAGGTGAAACGCTTGGGCTAGTCGGCGAAAGCGGGTGTGGCAAGACCACGACCGGGCGATTGGTGTTGCGCGCCTATGAGCCAACCGCCGGCGAAGTTTGGTTCACCGATCGCAACCTGGGACGCGTCAACATTCCCGCGCTCGACAAATCGCAGCTCAATCAGTTGCGACAGAATATGCAATTGATCTTCCAAGACCCGTATTCCTCGCTCAACCCGCGCATGACGCTTTTAGAAATTGTTGGCGAGCCATTGTACGTCAACCAAGTAGCGCAGGGCAAAGAACTCAGAGACCGCGTCGCCGAACTATTGCGCGTCGTCGGCTTACGTCCCGAATACATGACTCGCTATCCGCACGCCTTTAGCGGTGGACAGCGCCAACGTATCGGCGTTGCGCGCGCCCTCGCCCTGCATCCCCAACTGGTCGTCTGTGACGAACCGGTCTCGGCGCTCGACGTTTCAGTCCAAGCGCAAATCCTCAATCTGCTCAAGGAACTCCAGGAAAAATTTCGGCTGACTTATTTGTTTATCTCCCATGACTTGAGCGTGGTCGAACATATCAGCGACCGCGTTGCAGTGATGTACGTGGGCAAATTGGTGGAGAGCGCCGCGACAACGGAATTGTACATCAATCCCCGGCATCCCTACACCGAAGCGTTGCTCTCGGCGGCGCCCAAACCAGACCCGCGCTTGCGGACCGAGCCGATTGTGTTGCAAGGCGAAGTTGCCGACCCGGCGAATCCGCCAAGCGGCTGTTATTTCCATCCGCGTTGCCAATATCGAATCGAACGGTGCGTGACAGAAGAACCGGCTTTGCGAGAAATCGCGCGCGATCATTTTGTCAGTTGTCATCGCGCGGATGAATTAAAGTTGATCGGCGTTCTCGGTCAAACTAAATTGGCGAACTGA